The genomic segment ACGCTTAAGCCAGACCAGCTCGATTTACTGCACAGCGTAAGCGCCCAGAGCACGACGCCGCTCGGCGACGGCCAACGTAAGCGCATTGAGCAGTTGCTGCGCACGCTGATGCCGTGGCGCAAAGGGCCGTTTTCGCTTTACGGCATCGATATCGACACCGAGTGGCGCTCTGATCTCAAATGGGACCGCGTGTTGCCGCACATCACCCCGCTTGTCGGGCGCACGATCCTGGATGTCGGCTGCGGCAGCGGGTATCACCTCTGGCGCATGGTCGGCGCAGGCGCGCAGCTTGCGGTCGGCATCGACCCGACGCAACTGTTTCTCTGCCAGTTTGAGGCGGTCCGCAAGCTGCTTGGCGGCGATAACCGCGCGCACGTGCTGCCGCTCGGCATTGAACAGATGCCCGCGCTAAACGCGTTCGATACCGTTTTCTCAATGGGCGTGCTCTATCATCGTCGCTCGCCGCTGGAGCACCTCTGGCAGCTTAAAGATCAGCTGGTAAAAGAGGGTGAACTGGTGCTGGAAACGCTGGTAGTGGAAGGCGATGAAAATACCGTACTGGTGCCGGGCGAGCGGTACGCACAGATGCGCAACGTCTATTTTATTCCTTCGGCACCCGCGCTGAAAAACTGGCTGGAGAAGTGCGGATTTGTCGATGTGCGGATTGCGGATTATTCCGTCACGACGGTGGAAGAGCAGCGTCGCACTGACTGGATGCAAACCGAATCGCTGGCTGATTTCCTCGATCCGGATGACGCGACCAAAACCCGCGAAGGCTACCCTGCCCCGCTGCGTGCCGTTCTCATCGCACGCAAGCCCTAAAATCTACTCCCGCCCGCCGCGGGCGGGAGAAATGGCGCGTTATTGTGGAATACGCAGCACCTGGCCTGGATAGATTTTCTCCGGGCTGGTCAGCATCGGTTTATTGGCTTCAAAGATTTTCGGATACTGGTTCGCATCACCATAAACCTCTTGGGAAATCGCACTCAGCGTGTCGCCTTTTTTCACGGTGTAGTACTGGCTCTCAGGCGCCGGGCTCGCCACGGCGACATTGTCGTCAACATGACCGATACCCGCGATATTGCCTACCGCCACCAGAATTTTCTCTTTAGCTTCCTGGCTTAACCCCTGACCGGTAACGGTCGCTTTGCCGTCTTCCACCTGTACCTGAACTTTATCGGCGTCCGGGATCCCGGTTTTCTTCAGGTGCTCCTGAACTTTCGCATTCTGTTCTGCCGCATCGTGATGCCCGGAAACGCTGTCCCAGATTTTCTCGCCCGCTTCTTTCACAAAATTCAGTAAACCCATATTTCCTCCACAGAAAAATCGTTGCCCGTAAAGTCTGGCAAAAAAAAGGAAAAATAAACCAGGCGGCAGCGCGCAGGTGGAAGGAAATGCGGTATGGATAGCCTGAAAAACAAACGGCCCGGGGTACAGCCTGTGCCCCCGGGCCGCATTACTGACGCTTACTTCTTCGCGCAGCGCGCATACCACTCATGATTTACCCGCTCGCTGCATGCCTGCGGATCATTGAGATTACGACAGAGCGGCGGTATGGCGGGCGTCGTCGTGCAGTCATTCCCAGTGCGTGCTCCAGGCCCGACGCGCCCGGGCTTTGCTTCGCCGTGGACAACGGTCGG from the Cronobacter condimenti 1330 genome contains:
- the cmoB gene encoding tRNA 5-methoxyuridine(34)/uridine 5-oxyacetic acid(34) synthase CmoB; the encoded protein is MTDFGKFYQQIACGPLAHWLETLPAQVAAWQRDALHGQFKQWNNSVDNLPTLKPDQLDLLHSVSAQSTTPLGDGQRKRIEQLLRTLMPWRKGPFSLYGIDIDTEWRSDLKWDRVLPHITPLVGRTILDVGCGSGYHLWRMVGAGAQLAVGIDPTQLFLCQFEAVRKLLGGDNRAHVLPLGIEQMPALNAFDTVFSMGVLYHRRSPLEHLWQLKDQLVKEGELVLETLVVEGDENTVLVPGERYAQMRNVYFIPSAPALKNWLEKCGFVDVRIADYSVTTVEEQRRTDWMQTESLADFLDPDDATKTREGYPAPLRAVLIARKP
- the lysM gene encoding peptidoglycan-binding protein LysM — encoded protein: MGLLNFVKEAGEKIWDSVSGHHDAAEQNAKVQEHLKKTGIPDADKVQVQVEDGKATVTGQGLSQEAKEKILVAVGNIAGIGHVDDNVAVASPAPESQYYTVKKGDTLSAISQEVYGDANQYPKIFEANKPMLTSPEKIYPGQVLRIPQ